CCAGTCTGCCAGGCTGTTCCGCGATTGGACTGACAAGTTGACTGTCTTCGCCGATGGTCATGACATTGCGGCCGATATCCAGGCCGATCTGGCGCGCCGCAACATACCTGTCGTCGATGGCCGGATCGTCGAGATCGCCCATCACAAGGGCCATATCACCACCGTCAATCTCGATACCCGCCGCAATGTCGCGGTCGACGTCCTGTTCGCCCATCCGCGCAACAAACCGTCCGCAAGCCTGCATGAATCACTGGGCCTTGCCACGGTCGATACGCCCACTGGCATCGTCCTCAAAGTCGACGAGCGCCGCCAAACAAGCATCCCCGGCATCTACGCCGCTGGCGACCTCGCCACGCCCTTCTTGCCCTCGGTCACCCAGGCATCATCGCAGGGCGCGATGGCGGGAATCTTCGCCCAGCAGTCGATGCTGGTTTGAGAGCACAGATTCCCTACTCCCGTTGCGTCGTCGCCTTCGAAAAGGTTGGCGTAGATCGGCGCGGTGTAGGACGGATCGTCGAGTTTGACGGAATGGCAGGAGCGGTTGTCCTTCGAGGTCCGGCACCAGGCGGCACCGATCATCGGTTCGGCTCCCCTTTGCCTCGAACAAAGAGTAGCTAGTTAAGAACGAATCAGAACAAGGAGATGACATGGCAGAGCAAAGTGCCGATCAGGTCGGTGATTGGAACGGTCAAAGCGGGGAGCGCTGGGTTGCCAACCAGGCCCGGCTCGACGCTATGGTGGCGGTGTTCGGCCAGGCCGCGATAGAAGCCGCCGCGCCTGCGACGGGTGAGCGCGTGCTGGACATCGGCTGCGGCGCGGGCACGTCGAGTCTGGCTCTCGCAGCCCGCGTCGGCGCAGGGGGCCAAGTGCTGGGCGTGGATATATCCGAACCGCTGATCGGCCGAGCGCGCGCGCTTGCGCAACGGGATACGCCGGCCATGTTTCAGGTGGCCGACGCCAGCAGCGCAGAGCTGCCCGAGGGCGCGTTCGACATCCTGTTTTCGCGTTTCGGGGTGATGTTCTTCGACGATCCGATAGCGGCGTTCGCCCACATGCGACGCGCGCTCCGGCCCGGCGGGCGGGTCGCTTTCGTCTGCTGGCGCGGCGCGGCCGAGAACGATTGGGTGCGCCTGCCGATGGGCGCGCTCAAGGGCATCGTCCCGTCGAGCGCGCCGCCCGATCCCGAAGCGCCCGGCCCGTTTTCCTTCGGCGACCGGGGGCGCGTGGCACGCATCCTGACGGCGGCTGGCTTCACCGATATGGCTATCGCCCCCTTTGACGCTTCCGTCCCGTTCGGCGAGGGCGGGACGCGGGACGCTGCGATCGACGACGCGGTAAAGATGACACTCGAGGTCGGCCCGTTGTCGCGTGCGCTCGCTGGTCAGCCCGACGACATCCGCGCCCGCGCCTCGGCCGCAGTTCATGCCGCCTTCGCGGGCCTCCCCGGCGAGCGGTCGGTGATGATCAACGGCGCGGC
The Cupriavidus basilensis DNA segment above includes these coding regions:
- a CDS encoding class I SAM-dependent methyltransferase, with the protein product MAEQSADQVGDWNGQSGERWVANQARLDAMVAVFGQAAIEAAAPATGERVLDIGCGAGTSSLALAARVGAGGQVLGVDISEPLIGRARALAQRDTPAMFQVADASSAELPEGAFDILFSRFGVMFFDDPIAAFAHMRRALRPGGRVAFVCWRGAAENDWVRLPMGALKGIVPSSAPPDPEAPGPFSFGDRGRVARILTAAGFTDMAIAPFDASVPFGEGGTRDAAIDDAVKMTLEVGPLSRALAGQPDDIRARASAAVHAAFAGLPGERSVMINGAAWIVMARNPVS
- a CDS encoding DUF736 family protein, translated to MIGAAWCRTSKDNRSCHSVKLDDPSYTAPIYANLFEGDDATGVGNLCSQTSIDCWAKIPAIAPCDDAWVTEGKKGVARSPAA